Proteins encoded in a region of the Fragaria vesca subsp. vesca unplaced genomic scaffold, FraVesHawaii_1.0 scf0513031, whole genome shotgun sequence genome:
- the LOC101296165 gene encoding floral homeotic protein AGAMOUS-like isoform 1, whose protein sequence is MEIPKQITPADDPESSSQKKLGRGKIEIKRIENTTNRQVTFCKRRNGLLKKAYELSVLCDAEVALIVFSTRGRLYEYANNSVRATIERYKKACDSSNTGSVTEANVQFYQQEASKLRRQIREIQNSNRHILGEALSTLNVKELKNLEGRLEKGISRIRSKKNEMLFAEIEYMQKREIELQNHNNFLRAKIAENDRAQQQQANMLPGTSSAYEQPMPPPQSYDRSFLPVIIESNHNYNRQGQNLTPLQLV, encoded by the exons ATGGAGATCCCAAAACAAATCACACCAGCTGATGATCCTGAGAGCTCTTCCCAAAAGAAATTGGGAAGAGGGAAAATTGAGATCAAGAGGATTGAAAACACTACTAATCGGCAAGTCACATTCTGCAAGCGCCGCAACGGTTTGCTTAAGAAAGCTTATGAACTTTCTGTTCTTTGTGATGCTGAAGTTGCTCTTATTGTGTTCTCCACCCGGGGGCGCCTCTATGAATATGCCAACAACAG TGTTAGAGCAACAATCGAAAGGTACAAGAAAGCATGTGATTCTTCAAACACTGGATCTGTTACTGAGGCTAATGTTCAG TTTTATCAGCAAGAAGCATCCAAACTAAGAAGACAGATCAGAGAAATTCAGAATTCAAACAG GCACATATTGGGGGAAGCTCTTAGCACTTTGAACGTCAAGGAACTGAAGAATCTTGAAGGAAGATTGGAGAAAGGGATCAGCAGAATAAGATCCAAGAAG AATGAAATGCTGTTTGCTGAAATCGAATATATGCAAAAGAGG GAGATCGAGCTGCAGAATCATAACAATTTTCTGAGAGCAAAG ATTGCTGAAAATGATAGGGCACAGCAGCAGCAAGCAAATATGCTGCCAGGAACATCGTCCGCGTATGAGCAACCAATGCCTCCTCCTCAATCATATGATAGGAGCTTTCTCCCTGTGATCATCGAGTCCAATCACAATTACAATCGCCAAGGGCAGAACCTGACACCTCTCCAACTTGT TTGA
- the LOC101296165 gene encoding floral homeotic protein AGAMOUS-like isoform 2 has product MEIPKQITPADDPESSSQKKLGRGKIEIKRIENTTNRQVTFCKRRNGLLKKAYELSVLCDAEVALIVFSTRGRLYEYANNSVRATIERYKKACDSSNTGSVTEANVQFYQQEASKLRRQIREIQNSNRHILGEALSTLNVKELKNLEGRLEKGISRIRSKKNEMLFAEIEYMQKREIELQNHNNFLRAKIAENDRAQQQQANMLPGTSSAYEQPMPPPQSYDRSFLPVIIESNHNYNRQGQNLTPLQLV; this is encoded by the exons ATGGAGATCCCAAAACAAATCACACCAGCTGATGATCCTGAGAGCTCTTCCCAAAAGAAATTGGGAAGAGGGAAAATTGAGATCAAGAGGATTGAAAACACTACTAATCGGCAAGTCACATTCTGCAAGCGCCGCAACGGTTTGCTTAAGAAAGCTTATGAACTTTCTGTTCTTTGTGATGCTGAAGTTGCTCTTATTGTGTTCTCCACCCGGGGGCGCCTCTATGAATATGCCAACAACAG TGTTAGAGCAACAATCGAAAGGTACAAGAAAGCATGTGATTCTTCAAACACTGGATCTGTTACTGAGGCTAATGTTCAG TTTTATCAGCAAGAAGCATCCAAACTAAGAAGACAGATCAGAGAAATTCAGAATTCAAACAG GCACATATTGGGGGAAGCTCTTAGCACTTTGAACGTCAAGGAACTGAAGAATCTTGAAGGAAGATTGGAGAAAGGGATCAGCAGAATAAGATCCAAGAAG AATGAAATGCTGTTTGCTGAAATCGAATATATGCAAAAGAGG GAGATCGAGCTGCAGAATCATAACAATTTTCTGAGAGCAAAG ATTGCTGAAAATGATAGGGCACAGCAGCAGCAAGCAAATATGCTGCCAGGAACATCGTCCGCGTATGAGCAACCAATGCCTCCTCCTCAATCATATGATAGGAGCTTTCTCCCTGTGATCATCGAGTCCAATCACAATTACAATCGCCAAGGGCAGAACCTGACACCTCTCCAACTTGTGTAA